The DNA sequence aattgtttgatgtatatGTTTCATCAGAAAAATTTAAACTTAAGGCAAAAGGCGTTGGATTGAATTTCTAAAACACTACAATTGCACTCTACAGAGAAAATATCATGCTAACATTATCTGCAGTCAAACCAGCTGTCAACTCCACTTGAAAGTAATGGTAGAGCCAAAACACCTTAAGAAGTGGACAAACTAGAGTTTATATATCATTTGCCAAGATGCATATACAATCAATGCTGTGGTTACTTGTATGTCATAGGATTGGGTCCATCATCAATGATTATCAAAtagtatgaaatttaataaacTTGATACGTTAATATTAATAATGATCCATAAGTGCAGAAAAACAGTGTAAtttaaaatgaataagaaaGGCCTTCCAATAAAAGAGGCCAGCAAAGGGTAGgtgacaaacaaaacaaaactcACCATTTCCATCAATGTGAGTCCCTGAGGATCTCTTGGAGGCCATGAAATCTCTCCTTCATTGTCAACCACAGGTTTTAGCACACCCTTCAGGACATCAGTGGCAGACTCTATCTTCTCCTGCAACACAAGAAGAAATACCAAGAAAGAAAGTCAAATCACTTGTTAACAATTGTTGGCAAACTGAAGATGAAGGGATACCTTGGTCTTATGAACCACGCGATCCACAACGTTCATAACAGTTGCAGCCAACTCTTCGTAATCTTTCTACATTTCAacaacaaacaaacaaaagtaTGTAGTGTAATAAAGAATTTTGCACAGAAAGCAAATAATGAAATATTCAGAAAAGTTTAATATTGTACTTTATCATCCTCAGACTTGCATGTGTCAGACCTTGCCGCAAGTCGTATCCAGAAGGTTGGATTGAAAGCAAGGATATTCTCAAGAACAATTTTCTGAAGCTGATAACGATGCAAAACAATATCATCATTGAAAAACCAAAATCCAAAATCTATCAACACATGACATTTGAGTCCAAGCATCACGAACCATAAAATATGGCTACAATCAAGAAATCAAACaaataactaataaaagaagaggaaaatGAAAGACAGAAATAGTTTGCCTGGTGAGGATTAGCTTCCCTAAGCATATCTATAAGTATATCGATTTCGACGGTCTTCTTGAAAGCATCCTCGGCTTCTTGATTTTTGGCTGCACATATGAAAGTTCCCCTGTGTGTTTTAGATCCAAACACGCCAAATTCACTATTCTTGATAACATTCTCATCTAAATTTCTAATCTATAGAGTTAGCACTAAATAAACCTTCAGAATGATATAATAGCTAAAAATTAACTTCTAAATGATAAAGATAATTAATGTGTAGCAGTGCTAGTGTTTGTGTGTTACGGTACCTTCTCCTGCAACTCAAACGGAAAGTTGTGAGCCTCAAACAGAGACTCTGCTCCGAGAGAATCCGAAACTTACAAGGTTGGATGAGTGAACCCTAAATTATGAGAACAGAAATGGCGTCATTAAGgtaaggagagagagagagagagagagaggtgaaAAGTGTGAAAGAAGCACCTGAGGAAGATGAAGTGGATGAGATGAAGGATTTAGAAAAatagaagcagaagcagaagcgGAGACAGAGAACAACAACCTCATTTTGATTCTAATTCTTAGTGTGAGATACAGATAACAGTAAGTTACTTCAATGgcgggagagagagagagacaccTCTCAAGTCTCACCAGAAGTTCGTGCGCGACTTGTCACCACTCGTTAACTCCCTGGCCACTGGCCAGTGACCACCGCCACTTCctgaatttttttcaaaaaattgttGGGTTCATTATCGGACCGAGGCCCAATAATACCTATTTTTAATGGGCTACATAGAAGGCAGAGACCTCTTTCTAGCCCCAATTTAATGGGCCTACATCATAGGGCCGAGGCCCAAGATTTCCCTTAAACCCTATTTGCTTCCTATAAATTCAGACTCTATCTTCACTCATCACCGATCTTACGAAAGCCTTAATAGGAAGTGGAGGCAGGAGGTACCGTTTAACAATTTCTTGTTGATTAACCGATTCATGATTCTACTGTATtgtcatctttgtaattcttattGGTTTTTTCATTATTAGTTTTGTGACAATTTCTTGTTGATTACCGATTCTTCTCTCGCTTGTTTTTTCAATATAAGATGTGTAACAATTTCTTGATGACAACCGATTCATGATTCTACTATTTTTTCATATTTGAAAATATttcttatgtttttttttttcaataaaagaTGTGTGGGAGGTCACGGTGATGACTCCATGAAATTCAAGCTCAACAGACCGGAATGCAGtgctttctctctttcttgAGATTGCTTTGCGTGTCGACCACCCCGCTGACCTGAGTGATCTCTTACACTTCTTCGCCTCGTTTCAATGCTTTATTTTCCGcattttctttcattcttttttttttattttgaaatggGGAAAGAGGTTTTGACAATGAGGATATAAAAGCTCCCTCTTCTGAAATTGTAGTTGAGGAACGTTGCTGGCAGAATCGAACCATAAAAACCTTTTGCCATCACTGAGTTATCTCTTTTCCCCTCTTTTAACTGTTCTGCTTTCTCGTCTTTTTccacttttttttgttttatttttcgcattttccttcaatttttttcaCAATAGAACCATAAAACCTTTTCCCTTCACTGAGTTGTTCTCTTCCGTCGTCTTTTATTTCCCCTTCTGATTCCCCTCCCTCTTTTGAATAACTAATTGTTAGATTTCTAACGTTAATTTTACAAATTGCTATATATGGTTGTCTATATTGGCTGGTCAATTTGGTTTTATTCCACAAGATTTGTGGGTTTAGGGTCTAGGGTGATTTATGAGCCATGAGATTGTTAAAACTCGGAAATACTTTGAAGTTTGTGGCGTTTGAGATGTGAATTGAAAAGCATAGTTAGCTTATTGTCGCCGgttgtaggattgtttggtaGTTTTATATAAGATTATATAGTTTTAGTGTCATTGATAAATTGATTTAACCGAGTAATGTAATTAGGATTGATGAGAATGAGAGTTTTATTCCATCATCTCAATTTGAAACAGCTTTCTAATTGAGTGATCTcttaagtttatttttttcttcctcttttcctCGAATTTAAATCTTGTTCTCTCTACTGAGTAATTAATGCACCATTCTGgaaaattattattaacttCATAAAGGTGCAGTTGTCTTAACAATTTAGTTAAGTATCTCAAATCATTTCATGGGACTCAACAAAGACAACTGCGATAGAGTTTTCACATTCCATAAATTGTTTCACTGAAAGTGTGTTCCAATTTCCAACGTCTTGACTATGTAGGTGAGGTCTATGATGATGAGTTCTATTTGCCTACATTGGCTGATTAATCGCTAGTTAGATTATGATGTGTACCAATAATCTGAGACCTCCATGTCACATAACATTGCTTGGAATGCCTAAAACCTTGTATTATATGGCTTAGGACTAGGATTGTTTGGTTTAATGGATGACAAATTTTCATTGAATTCTGCATATGAAACTGATTTAATAATTAACCATGAGATTCATAAAATTGGGAAAGTGTTGATAATTGCTTTAGATGGATTTATGTTGTGTAGCTTAAGGCGCCTATAGTTTTAAATTCAAGTCATCTTTCAACCATCTTAATTGCAAACTAACTACCGATCGGAACAATATCCGAAGAGTGTAGGGAAGGGGATTCTCGTCACACTAGAGACTAGTTGCCTAAACTTTATTAAGAGAAATTTCTCTTTTTGGAAAAATATAGGGGGCAgcaatttttgtgttttttagtCAGTATTTAACCATTAAAATAAAAGTGAGTGATCTATTACTATTAGATGTAATTTTataccattaaaaatactattaatgGCCAATTGATGTTTAGAAAACACCAAAATTGCTGTCTTCTAGC is a window from the Arachis stenosperma cultivar V10309 chromosome 3, arast.V10309.gnm1.PFL2, whole genome shotgun sequence genome containing:
- the LOC130970000 gene encoding uncharacterized protein LOC130970000; the encoded protein is MRLLFSVSASASASIFLNPSSHPLHLPQGSLIQPCKFRILSEQSLCLRLTTFRLSCRRRGTFICAAKNQEAEDAFKKTVEIDILIDMLREANPHQLQKIVLENILAFNPTFWIRLAARSDTCKSEDDKKDYEELAATVMNVVDRVVHKTKEKIESATDVLKGVLKPVVDNEGEISWPPRDPQGLTLMEMEIRQREQEGQLDEGFLAEVNAQLRQAKEDGDKPGLEAMLQKVLQLYASTVLSRRSYAMKGTEVLKDEQFLENIIQAREEEWNNILIKGLTIGAGDISPEELDAVVKKRIERTLIRTEGGSYQQRILTEYLKGIETRAEEIVQVLQGKP